The genomic interval CCCAGGCCCTGTGTCGGGTTAAACCACGCTGAGGAGTATTAGATGAAATTACGCGCGTTAGTTGTCGGCATGGGATTGCTGTGTACTTTTTCCTCCTTCGCGGCCAGCGAGCTGCGTTACGGTCTGGAGGCGGAATATCCGCCGTTTGAGAGCCGCAATGCGGCAGGCGAACTGGAAGGATTTGACGTTGAGCTGGGGAATGCCATTTGCAAAGCGGCTGCGCTGAAGTGCAGCTGGGTTGAAACCTCGTTTGATGCGCTCATCCCGGGCCTGGTGGCGAAGAAATTTGACGCCATCAACTCGGCGATGAACATCACCGAGCAGCGTCGCAAAAGCATTGATTTTACCCAGCCGATCTACCGTATTCCTTCTCAGCTGGTGGGCAAGGCCGGCACGGCGGTTGAGGCAACGCCAGAAGGGCTGAAGGGCAAAACCATCGGCGTGCTGCAGGGATCCATCCAGGAAACCTATGCCAAAGAGCACTGGGAAAAGCAGGGCGTCACCGTGGTGTCTTATAAAGATCAGAATATGGCCTGGGGCGATCTGCTGAATGGCCGTATCGACGCCTCGCTGGTCATGTCCGCGGCCGGGCAGGCAGGTTTCCTCAGCAAGCCACAGGGTAAAGGGTTTGGCTTTATCGGCAAACCGGTGTCTGACGACACTATCCTCGGCAGTGGAATTGGTTTTGGGTTGCGTAAAGGTGACGAGACCACTAAAAAGCAGCTTGATGCCGCGATCGATAAAGTACGTGCCGACGGCACGATCGCTAAACTCGCTGATAAGTACTTCCCGGGTATCGATGTCAGCGTAAAATAACCACCTCATTAGCCCCGTCTGCTGATGTCCTGACGGGGCATTTTTATACACATTTTCCAGGCTTTCTTTACACCACTTTCGGGCCGTTCTGGTCGACAGAAAATATTTCTCACTTTGTTCATATAATCACCGGCCAACAATTGGATTCTTAACCATTTTTGTTTAGGCTGTGCGTTCTTTCTTGCCGTCATTTCGCCGAGCGCGAAACACATTC from Enterobacter sp. JBIWA008 carries:
- a CDS encoding transporter substrate-binding domain-containing protein gives rise to the protein MKLRALVVGMGLLCTFSSFAASELRYGLEAEYPPFESRNAAGELEGFDVELGNAICKAAALKCSWVETSFDALIPGLVAKKFDAINSAMNITEQRRKSIDFTQPIYRIPSQLVGKAGTAVEATPEGLKGKTIGVLQGSIQETYAKEHWEKQGVTVVSYKDQNMAWGDLLNGRIDASLVMSAAGQAGFLSKPQGKGFGFIGKPVSDDTILGSGIGFGLRKGDETTKKQLDAAIDKVRADGTIAKLADKYFPGIDVSVK